TACCAcgtcatcatttttaattaatataataatatatttagtcATTCATAGTTTCACATGAagggaaatttattttaattattacgTTCCTATTTTTATGAGAATTTAATTAATGCAAATGAAAACAAAACCATGTAGCAACTCAAACAAAACCATGATGTAAAAATGATTAATGTATCTTATCTATCTATTTAAAGCATTTGATGTGACATTTGAtgcactttaatattaaattactttatttttattttgctcggaatgaaattaaatattaatagaaTTTATTATGGAACTAATACTTTTGTTAATGTGTGGGATCAATAAGGAGAGATGGAAGAGGATGTGGTGGTGCTAACGGAGGCCAGTTCGCTTTGTCAGGGCAAAGAGCCGGAGAGTAGAAAAGTGAAGATGGTGGAAGTGGATGTTGAGAATAAATTGACAAAGTGTAGGCAAGTGTGCTGGAGAGTCGATCtctacatcatcatcatcttggGGGCTATTTATAGGCGAGGTCCTGTGTTAGGTAACATTAACATGATAGACCTGCAATCAGGTCATTATTATGAGATACGTGGAGCGAATGTCTTCGATGTGACGAGAATGTTTGTGATGAAACACGTTATGTCATTCTTTCTTGTTCAATGTACGAAGCAGCTAAACTCACATGAGTTTAGTGACTAAAAAGATCATGTTCTTGGTAGAAGTCCGAATGTCTGGAGGAGAGGGTGGTGGCTACATTTTGAGGTAGGTAGTTAGCCTCCTTAAATAACTACTTTCTGCCTGCTTGGATGACTAAATCGGGAAGTAGGACTTCTAGTGATCTCCCAATCTATAGCGGGTGGAGTATGTATCTCAGGTAGCTTTCTATTATGCCTGTATTGTCATTGGTGGTGGTATAATAACTCTCTTGTTAATACAAGCAGAGCAGAGATTGAGGAGTTAATGTGCCAATACTAATAGCATAGGCAGGCGAGGGGGGTTGAAGATGGGGGCAAAGGCAGGCGATTGCCAGGGAGATTTTAATGGCGACTTGAACacttttgttgttttgtttgatttggATTCCCAACCCCCAAAAccatattattatcaataaaaatgaCCCAAAAGCTGACTGTAAAGTGAAAACAATGGTTAAGTGTTAAATTATTGGGGGGCATAAACAAAGGCATGAGCTATTTCTTTCACTCCTGTTGGATGTTGTACTGCTCCCTAcccaaaagaaagagaaaaaaagaggaaaggcCCCATCCATCTCTGATCTCTCTCTCGATTTGCAGACTGGgaattcaagaaaaaagaagaaacgcCAAAAGATATCATAAACAAATTGACTAATCTCCATCAAACCCCATGTAATAACACTACCGTCTCACTCCTTTTTTTTCCTACTTTCCTCTCGGTTAGCCTCATATATCTCTTCCCTTTCCTTCTTTCCTCCTCTGTCTCTAGATTTTGTCTTccattgaagaagaaagatcaAAGATGCCGAGACCAGGCCCTAGACCTTACGAGTGTGTAAGAAGAGCTTGGCATAGCGAAAGACACCAACCCATGAGAGGTTCCATCATTCAGCAGATTTTAAGGTTCTGGGTCTTCTTTGTTTTCCTTAATTTTGTTACGTTTTAATCAGCATTATTTCTACCTTTTGGGGGGGTTTAATTCCTTGCCCGCCATGTGTTTGATTTTAGGCTAGCTATTGAAACTCATAGCACAGCTACTAAAAAGAATAAGGAGTGGcaagataaaattattactgTCATCGTCAAAGCCGAGGAGATTATGTATTCCAAAGCCAATTCTGAggttcttttcttctttaaaatttgtggatctttttattttgtatctACTTCTTTGGACTCAATTTCCCCCCCCTCTTATTGGGTTTTTAGGCTGAATACACCAACCCGGAAACCTTATGGGACCGTGTTAATGATGCCATCAACACGATTATCCGTCGAGATGAGAGCACTGAAACAGGAGAGCTTTTGCCACCTTGTGTTGAAGGTACTGTAGATTTCTTTTCATGTTCTTCTGTGGTAAATTCTTGGTTTCGAGTTTATTGTTATGTTTGTGGTTTTTTtctcgttttttattttttatttatctacaTTTAGCTACAACTTAATGAAGCTTTCAATTTGAAAGTTGTTTCAAGAACAATTTGGACTGATAGATTGTAGCACATATATGTTGTTTTAGCGGCCCTTAACCTGGGGTGCTATCCAGTGAGAGCTTCAAGGAGCCAACGACACAGTAATCCTAGGACTTACCTTACGCCAAGAGCACCCGAAACTGTTCCTGCAACTCCTAGGATTTTGGATAACGGTAGTGAGGATAGGTGTCCTCAGTTATCCCCGGTTCAGTCTGGTAGTCAGCTTGCAAGAATAGCAACCAATGTGAATTCGAACACTTCGGTTTCACAAGCTAACCGTCATAATTATCCGTTTCTACCTCAAAATTGCCCATCTGGCCATGACCAATTGATGAGGATGGAAACTAACAGTCCATCGAACTCAGGTCAAGTTTACCCCCTTTATTATGGAATTCACTATCAAAATGCAGAGTCCCAAACAGGTTCTCCAGTGCAGGAAAATCTAGTGTCTGATACGATAATAGTTGGGAGACCTATTGGTTCATCCGTGTTAGAGCCAGCTGAAATGGGTTCCTTGCAgaatttcttttcctcttccaATGTTGATATTGGTGGTAAGCGAATTGGGCTGCAAGATATCAGACACACTGATGAGAAGTTAC
This genomic stretch from Gossypium raimondii isolate GPD5lz chromosome 6, ASM2569854v1, whole genome shotgun sequence harbors:
- the LOC105773879 gene encoding uncharacterized protein LOC105773879; this translates as MPRPGPRPYECVRRAWHSERHQPMRGSIIQQILRLAIETHSTATKKNKEWQDKIITVIVKAEEIMYSKANSEAEYTNPETLWDRVNDAINTIIRRDESTETGELLPPCVEAALNLGCYPVRASRSQRHSNPRTYLTPRAPETVPATPRILDNGSEDRCPQLSPVQSGSQLARIATNVNSNTSVSQANRHNYPFLPQNCPSGHDQLMRMETNSPSNSGQVYPLYYGIHYQNAESQTGSPVQENLVSDTIIVGRPIGSSVLEPAEMGSLQNFFSSSNVDIGGKRIGLQDIRHTDEKLLGKECDLSLRLGLFSDPCMQVEKKSLCETTDVGPSNTQDGGKLSDVFQQKSKEIPFFPERTVNDHFESFSRKCFMENEGHNVGAATRKRKATFGGNSEDEQFCKQPGSSSNNRRHGPDKHLLYHFSEIRMARGI